A region of Myxococcus stipitatus DSM 14675 DNA encodes the following proteins:
- a CDS encoding Fe2+-dependent dioxygenase yields MMLHIPNVLTAAEVARCRTVMEKADWTDGRVTAGHQSAQVKQNLQLPEGGAAARELGDLVLAGLERSPLFISAVLPQRVFPPLFNRYETNMHFGSHVDGAIRPIPGTAQRVRTDVSATLFLSEPDSYDGGELVVEDTYGHHAVKLPAGDLIIYPSTSLHHVTPVTRGARLASFFWIQSLVRDVSKRALLFDMDTAIMQLNQEVPKSPSLVMLTGVYHNLLRQWAEP; encoded by the coding sequence ATGATGTTGCACATCCCAAACGTCCTGACCGCGGCCGAAGTGGCTCGCTGCCGCACGGTGATGGAGAAGGCGGACTGGACGGACGGCCGGGTCACGGCGGGCCACCAGTCCGCGCAGGTGAAGCAGAACCTCCAGCTCCCCGAAGGGGGCGCGGCCGCGCGCGAGCTGGGGGACCTGGTGCTGGCGGGGCTGGAGCGCAGTCCGCTCTTCATCTCCGCCGTGCTGCCTCAGCGCGTCTTCCCGCCGCTGTTCAATCGCTACGAGACGAACATGCACTTCGGCTCGCACGTGGACGGCGCCATCCGGCCCATTCCGGGGACGGCGCAGCGCGTGCGCACGGATGTGTCGGCCACGCTGTTCCTCTCGGAGCCGGACAGCTACGACGGGGGAGAGCTGGTGGTGGAGGACACCTACGGCCACCACGCCGTGAAGCTACCGGCGGGGGACCTCATCATCTACCCGTCCACCAGCCTGCACCACGTGACGCCCGTCACGCGGGGCGCGAGGCTGGCGTCGTTCTTCTGGATTCAGAGCCTGGTGCGGGACGTGTCGAAGCGCGCGCTGCTGTTCGACATGGACACCGCCATCATGCAGCTCAACCAGGAGGTGCCCAAGAGCCCCTCCCTGGTCATGCTGACGGGCGTCTACCACAACCTGCTCCGCCAATGGGCGGAGCCCTGA
- a CDS encoding DEAD/DEAH box helicase → MTSAPPSAPPDATFESLGLKPQLVEALTSLGYEEPTPIQHASLPPLLAGKDLLGIAATGTGKTAAFALPLLHHLTPGKARPHTTSALVLVPTRELAMQVSEAIHRYGQKLGATVLPLYGGQVIGQQLRVLKRGVDVVVATPGRALDHLRRGTLQLDHVQTVVLDEADEMLDMGFADDLEAILSGTPEDRQTALFSATLPPRIASIAERHLRQPVRVRIAKEKVEPGELPRIQQTAFVVPRAFKIAALGRLLDVESPTAAIIFCRTRTEVDDLTVSLNGRGWRAHALHGGMTQEQRDRVIKQLKSHGTDLLVATDVAARGLDIPRLSHVVNFDVPNAPEAYVHRIGRTGRAGREGVAITLVEPREHRLLRNIEKVTGQRIQVATVPTVADLRAKRQELLRATLREVLVAGGQDSFRSLVEDLAGEFEPLDIAAAAVKLLQDAQDEGRAKEEEEIPAVAPLQERKDRPGRPTGPGGRPSGRPERGSGPRRPQQGSWDTTRLWIGAGRQAGIRPADLVGAIAGEAGLDSSRIGAIQITDAFSLVEVPEPDANRVIAALKAATIRGRKVLIRKDRT, encoded by the coding sequence GTGACTTCCGCACCGCCGTCCGCCCCCCCCGACGCCACCTTTGAATCCCTGGGCCTGAAGCCCCAGCTCGTGGAGGCGCTCACGTCCCTCGGTTACGAGGAACCCACGCCTATTCAGCACGCGTCCCTCCCGCCCCTGCTCGCTGGGAAGGACCTGCTGGGCATCGCCGCCACCGGAACCGGCAAGACGGCCGCCTTCGCGCTCCCGCTCCTGCACCACCTGACCCCGGGCAAGGCCCGGCCGCACACCACCTCCGCCCTGGTGCTCGTCCCCACGCGCGAGCTGGCCATGCAGGTGTCCGAGGCCATCCACCGCTACGGCCAGAAGCTGGGCGCCACCGTCCTCCCGCTCTACGGCGGGCAGGTCATCGGCCAGCAGCTTCGCGTCCTCAAGCGCGGCGTGGACGTCGTCGTCGCCACGCCCGGCCGCGCGCTGGACCACCTGCGCCGGGGCACGCTCCAGTTGGACCACGTGCAGACCGTCGTCCTCGACGAGGCCGACGAGATGCTGGACATGGGCTTCGCCGATGACCTGGAGGCCATCCTCTCCGGGACGCCCGAGGACCGGCAGACCGCCCTCTTCTCCGCCACCCTGCCCCCGCGCATCGCGAGCATCGCCGAGCGCCACCTGCGGCAGCCGGTGCGTGTGCGCATCGCCAAGGAGAAGGTGGAGCCGGGTGAGCTGCCGCGCATCCAGCAGACCGCGTTCGTCGTGCCGCGCGCGTTCAAGATCGCCGCGCTGGGCCGCCTGCTCGACGTGGAGTCCCCCACCGCCGCCATCATCTTCTGCCGCACGCGCACGGAGGTGGATGACCTCACCGTGTCCCTCAACGGCCGGGGCTGGCGCGCCCACGCGCTCCACGGCGGCATGACGCAGGAGCAGCGGGATCGCGTCATCAAGCAGCTCAAGTCGCATGGCACCGACCTGCTCGTCGCCACGGACGTCGCCGCGCGAGGCCTGGACATCCCCCGGCTCTCCCACGTGGTGAACTTCGACGTGCCCAACGCCCCGGAGGCGTATGTGCACCGCATCGGCCGCACCGGCCGCGCGGGCCGGGAGGGCGTGGCCATCACGCTGGTGGAGCCTCGCGAGCACCGGCTGCTGCGCAACATCGAGAAGGTGACGGGCCAGCGCATCCAGGTCGCCACCGTCCCCACCGTGGCGGACCTGCGCGCCAAGCGGCAGGAGCTGCTGCGCGCCACCCTGCGCGAGGTGCTGGTGGCCGGTGGCCAGGACTCGTTCCGGAGCCTCGTGGAGGATCTGGCCGGCGAGTTCGAGCCGCTCGACATCGCCGCCGCGGCCGTGAAGCTGCTCCAGGATGCCCAGGACGAGGGCCGCGCGAAGGAAGAGGAAGAGATTCCCGCCGTCGCTCCGCTCCAGGAGCGCAAGGACCGGCCGGGCCGCCCCACGGGTCCCGGTGGCAGGCCGAGTGGTCGCCCCGAGCGTGGGAGCGGTCCTCGCCGTCCGCAGCAGGGCTCCTGGGACACCACGCGCCTCTGGATTGGCGCGGGCCGACAAGCAGGCATCCGCCCCGCGGACCTGGTGGGCGCCATCGCGGGTGAGGCCGGGCTGGACTCGTCCCGCATCGGCGCGATTCAGATCACCGACGCGTTCTCGCTGGTGGAGGTCCCGGAGCCCGACGCCAACCGCGTCATCGCGGCGCTGAAGGCGGCGACGATTCGCGGCCGGAAGGTCCTCATCCGCAAGGACCGGACCTGA
- a CDS encoding metallophosphoesterase — MPLPSLESFCFAAVGDVHGRMHRMVSFLQAWSKRARHELDFVLQVGDFEPHRDEADLATMAAPARHKHLGDFADYHQKRRHFPWPVHFIGGNHEPHGYLDTEPRGFQLAPNCHYLGRSSAVDLNGLSVVGVSGIHDAASFQKPHPPLSLLGSVSNKAFTFFHEEDIERALAFGRADVLVVHDWPSGIIATQDRGAFAQQRRSPDADAVGNEYARLLTEALQPRLVLCGHLHKGYRGVLAHTSGPPSQVCCLASVEQGAEAFAVFQVSSLGIREITHLGTPEPA; from the coding sequence ATGCCCCTCCCTTCCCTCGAGAGCTTCTGCTTCGCCGCCGTGGGCGACGTGCATGGGCGCATGCACCGGATGGTGTCCTTCCTCCAGGCGTGGTCGAAGCGCGCCCGACACGAGCTGGACTTCGTCCTCCAGGTGGGTGACTTCGAGCCCCACCGCGACGAAGCCGACCTGGCGACCATGGCCGCCCCCGCGCGCCACAAGCACCTGGGCGACTTCGCCGACTACCACCAGAAGCGCCGTCACTTCCCCTGGCCCGTCCACTTCATCGGCGGCAACCACGAGCCCCATGGCTACCTGGACACCGAGCCACGCGGCTTCCAGCTCGCGCCGAACTGCCACTACCTGGGGCGCTCGAGCGCCGTCGACCTGAACGGCCTGAGCGTCGTCGGCGTCTCCGGCATCCACGACGCGGCCTCCTTCCAGAAGCCCCACCCGCCGCTGTCCCTGCTGGGCTCCGTGTCGAACAAGGCCTTCACCTTCTTCCACGAAGAAGACATCGAGCGCGCCCTGGCGTTCGGCCGCGCGGACGTGCTGGTCGTCCACGACTGGCCCTCCGGAATCATCGCGACCCAGGACCGAGGAGCCTTCGCGCAACAGCGCCGCAGCCCCGACGCGGACGCCGTGGGCAACGAGTACGCACGGCTCCTGACAGAGGCGCTCCAACCCCGGCTCGTGCTCTGCGGCCACCTGCACAAGGGCTATCGGGGCGTACTCGCCCACACCTCGGGCCCCCCCTCCCAGGTGTGCTGCCTGGCCAGCGTGGAGCAGGGGGCCGAGGCCTTCGCCGTGTTCCAGGTCTCCTCTCTCGGGATTCGGGAGATCACCCACCTGGGCACCCCGGAACCGGCCTGA
- a CDS encoding phospholipase D-like domain-containing protein: MFRRLVVVFDAGSESEQVIHWVQRLTAAPEAVYLYGLVPERSELEAPPPASLTVLDRLRHALHDWDAGIQVSGALETHLDTGGIVHVATKHGAELVVFGPHLDTSPRARVGAMLMLCLREHLPVLSIGKAAAPSPATPARTAVAVAPDGRGLGAVATFLSRCAVRSELVALTSELEPEQVSHLQALSRALGIDQLLHVEALTENPAHSRAEVFDVAALRSGADLLLVPADALADVEALMLGLFGAKALQEARVPLLMLPRAQPSSPLFEDTYAVSDSLSAPGLAPRFAVERVGFMSSVSVPDAGDLTLFEGGNTLGHGGHEGGTAVLDASWFEHTRGPHALAFSFAGASAPRHLTPCYVLAPEKPVLLVDSLVDEEALDAARALAAERYHLVFVRLRDSDSLAQQRAHLREKLPDLPWPLLLDASAWLDDARADDVPRQVDGQRLLRVATRLAAAHIPIAAVLTRDSYKPVHPHLRTLSPEECVALSRTTPLEPLPIPDEPGAFARELVLAGCGPRRGGHDIAFELDNRLARESLLAAIDAARSTLHWQCYIVEDDAITARITEALKRAASRGVRVRFLADALYSGHDSFGALNPALVSLSETPLVEVRAIAPLVGVPSLSELKQRNHRKLTLIDSTRAFVSGRNLGAPYYTGFDEVDLHRDTPYRDIPWLDCGARLKGPLVGDLERAFLAEWARAGGEPFDIPESAPEGTMAARLVLHEGLRDTHTLDTQLALIRHARSRLVLVNTFPLLLEIQNALIAAVRRGVRVEILFGSVRPHYGDARTYFPGGALREVADHYVRSRLDAVIAAGAIAYELALPTRPTWEPALEQLCPHVHAKLLVCDTTAVAVGSANLDVTAAYWESEALLIVEDPPFAERMLEALTPLFATSRRIDREDSRWREEVEQRAWVGRNWPSLVG; the protein is encoded by the coding sequence GCTCGGAGTCCGAGCAGGTCATTCATTGGGTCCAGCGGCTGACCGCCGCTCCCGAGGCCGTCTATCTGTACGGGCTCGTGCCCGAGCGCAGTGAGCTGGAGGCACCTCCGCCCGCCAGCCTCACCGTGCTGGACCGCCTTCGCCACGCCCTGCATGACTGGGATGCCGGCATCCAGGTGAGCGGCGCGCTGGAGACGCACCTCGACACCGGGGGCATCGTCCACGTGGCCACGAAGCACGGCGCGGAGTTGGTCGTCTTCGGTCCGCATCTCGATACGTCGCCGAGAGCCCGCGTGGGCGCCATGCTCATGCTCTGCTTGCGGGAGCACCTCCCCGTGCTCTCCATCGGCAAGGCGGCCGCGCCCTCTCCCGCCACGCCCGCTCGCACGGCGGTGGCTGTCGCGCCGGATGGACGGGGACTCGGCGCCGTGGCCACGTTCCTCTCCCGCTGTGCCGTGCGCTCCGAGTTGGTCGCGCTCACGTCCGAGCTGGAGCCCGAGCAGGTCTCGCATCTCCAGGCCCTGAGCCGGGCCCTGGGCATCGACCAGTTGCTCCACGTCGAAGCCCTCACCGAGAACCCCGCCCACAGTCGCGCCGAGGTCTTCGACGTCGCGGCGCTGCGCTCCGGCGCGGACCTCCTGCTCGTTCCAGCCGATGCCCTCGCCGATGTGGAGGCGCTGATGCTGGGCCTGTTCGGCGCCAAGGCCCTCCAGGAGGCTCGGGTCCCCCTTCTGATGCTGCCCCGCGCGCAGCCCTCGTCCCCGTTGTTCGAGGACACCTACGCGGTCTCCGACTCCCTCTCGGCTCCTGGGCTGGCGCCGCGCTTCGCCGTGGAGCGCGTGGGCTTCATGTCGAGCGTCTCCGTTCCCGACGCCGGAGACCTCACGCTCTTCGAGGGAGGAAACACCCTGGGCCACGGCGGGCATGAGGGAGGCACCGCCGTGCTCGACGCCTCCTGGTTCGAGCACACGAGAGGACCCCATGCCCTCGCGTTCTCCTTCGCGGGAGCCTCGGCCCCCCGACACCTGACGCCCTGCTACGTGCTGGCCCCCGAGAAGCCCGTGCTCCTCGTGGACAGCCTGGTGGACGAGGAGGCGCTCGACGCGGCCCGAGCCTTGGCGGCCGAGCGCTATCACCTGGTCTTCGTGCGGCTGCGCGACAGCGACTCCCTTGCCCAGCAGCGTGCACACCTGCGAGAGAAGCTGCCCGACCTCCCCTGGCCGCTGCTGCTCGATGCCAGCGCATGGCTCGACGATGCGCGCGCCGATGATGTCCCCAGGCAGGTCGATGGCCAGCGGCTCCTGCGAGTCGCGACTCGCCTCGCCGCCGCGCACATCCCCATCGCCGCTGTCCTCACGCGCGATTCATACAAACCTGTCCATCCGCACCTCCGCACCCTGAGCCCCGAGGAGTGCGTGGCGCTGTCGCGGACCACGCCGCTGGAGCCGCTCCCCATTCCCGATGAGCCAGGGGCATTCGCCCGCGAGCTGGTGCTCGCGGGCTGCGGCCCTCGACGGGGAGGGCATGACATCGCGTTCGAGCTCGACAACCGGCTCGCTCGTGAATCCCTCCTGGCCGCCATCGACGCGGCCCGGAGCACCCTCCATTGGCAGTGCTACATCGTCGAGGACGACGCCATCACGGCCCGCATCACGGAGGCCCTGAAGCGCGCCGCATCGCGAGGCGTGCGCGTGCGCTTCCTCGCGGATGCGCTCTACAGCGGCCATGACTCCTTCGGCGCCCTCAACCCCGCGCTCGTCTCCCTGTCGGAGACACCGCTCGTGGAGGTGCGCGCCATTGCCCCGCTCGTCGGTGTCCCGAGCCTCTCCGAGCTCAAGCAGCGCAACCACCGCAAGCTGACGCTCATCGACTCCACGCGGGCCTTCGTCTCCGGACGCAACCTCGGCGCGCCCTACTACACGGGCTTCGACGAGGTGGACCTGCACCGGGACACGCCCTATCGAGACATCCCCTGGCTCGACTGCGGCGCCCGGCTGAAGGGCCCCCTCGTCGGCGACCTCGAGCGCGCGTTCCTGGCCGAGTGGGCCCGGGCCGGCGGCGAACCGTTCGACATCCCGGAGTCAGCTCCCGAGGGGACGATGGCGGCGAGACTGGTCCTCCACGAGGGACTCCGGGATACACACACGCTCGATACACAGCTCGCGCTCATCCGCCATGCGCGCTCACGGCTCGTGCTGGTGAACACCTTCCCCCTGCTGCTCGAGATCCAGAACGCCCTCATCGCCGCCGTGCGCCGGGGCGTGCGCGTGGAGATTCTCTTCGGCAGCGTCCGTCCTCACTACGGAGACGCTCGGACCTACTTCCCGGGCGGAGCCCTCCGTGAAGTGGCGGACCACTACGTGCGCAGCCGGCTGGACGCGGTCATCGCCGCGGGCGCCATCGCCTACGAGCTGGCCCTGCCCACCCGGCCGACGTGGGAACCCGCGCTGGAGCAACTCTGTCCCCACGTCCACGCGAAGCTCCTCGTCTGTGACACCACGGCGGTCGCGGTCGGCAGCGCGAACCTGGACGTCACCGCCGCCTATTGGGAGAGCGAGGCCCTGCTCATCGTCGAGGACCCACCCTTCGCGGAGCGGATGCTCGAAGCCCTGACGCCCCTCTTCGCCACATCGCGGCGCATCGACCGCGAGGACTCGCGCTGGCGCGAAGAAGTCGAGCAACGGGCCTGGGTCGGTCGCAACTGGCCCTCCCTCGTCGGCTGA